A genomic region of Arachis hypogaea cultivar Tifrunner chromosome 5, arahy.Tifrunner.gnm2.J5K5, whole genome shotgun sequence contains the following coding sequences:
- the LOC112801782 gene encoding kunitz-type trypsin inhibitor-like 1 protein: protein MKKQAVASLLSLSFLLLLAFPLAYSQTVFIPVKDIHGNDVVTGIPYQIRQLTPGNPTPHGGGLIHGKTGNSTCPVSVAYTTGLMFGSPVKFSIPEWANTPGKIVPQGIPLEIEFSDENPLECASSSEWMVYGDNIETQKAVLGIGGPLDHPDQNTLFGYFNIQESQVGYRFMFCYMFQGSPLCSDVGTHLQNYPASLLVLTAGNLMSDPVFYFGLEKTDSDSSGIIKTVAY, encoded by the coding sequence ATGAAGAAACAAGCAGTAGCATCACTACTTTCCCtttctttcctcctcctcttAGCCTTTCCTTTAGCCTACTCACAGACTGTTTTCATACCTGTGAAGGACATTCATGGCAACGACGTTGTCACCGGTATCCCTTACCAAATTCGGCAACTTACACCTGGAAACCCAACCCCACATGGCGGCGGACTTATACACGGCAAAACTGGGAACTCAACGTGCCCAGTTTCTGTCGCATATACCACCGGTTTAATGTTTGGTTCTCCGGTGAAGTTCAGCATACCGGAATGGGCAAACACCCCCGGCAAAATAGTCCCCCAAGGTATCCCATTGGAGATTGAGTTCTCGGATGAGAACCCACTAGAGTGTGCTTCATCATCCGAATGGATGGTTTATGGTGACAATATTGAGACCCAAAAAGCTGTTCTGGGCATTGGTGGTCCTTTGGACCACCCTGACCAAAATACACTATTTGGGTATTTTAACATCCAAGAGTCTCAAGTTGGATACAGATTTATGTTCTGTTATATGTTCCAGGGTTCACCTCTTTGTTCTGATGTTGGGACCCACCTTCAAAACTATCCGGCTTCCCTTCTTGTTCTTACTGCTGGTAACCTCATGAGTGACCCCGTCTTCTACTTTGGCCTTGAAAAAACCGATTCAGACTCTTCTGGAATTATCAAGACTGTTGCCTACTGA
- the LOC112803673 gene encoding kunitz-type trypsin inhibitor-like 2 protein — protein sequence MKEAALFVLGFISLLAFSCSEIVLDRDGDRVVSGSPYFLGAIRWYPVHNYERGITLGATGKQVDPVTIQVDDSISYFDGIPVSFSIVGTPDPGVPIATESPVEIKFTGINTPISTTWMAFVNSEIQSLSVGIGGPEEHPGEPTIVSTFSIQKDTISYILRYSVPTPGVGNGINYLFGNVTDFKQGESPLVLTQDFPTLHFDIFKDRSGPTHTVV from the coding sequence ATGAAAGAAGCAGCCCTCTTCGTCTTAGGCTTTATTTCCCTTTTAGCCTTCTCATGTTCCGAAATAGTGCTGGACCGGGATGGCGACCGGGTAGTCTCCGGTAGCCCATACTTTCTTGGCGCAATTCGATGGTATCCCGTACATAACTATGAACGCGGAATAACCCTCGGCGCAACCGGGAAACAGGTAGACCCGGTTACCATCCAAGTTGACGATTCCATATCCTACTTCGACGGCATCCCAGTGAGCTTCTCCATCGTTGGAACACCAGATCCCGGTGTACCAATCGCCACCGAATCTCCGGTAGAGATCAAGTTCACAGGCATAAACACACCGATCTCAACAACGTGGATGGCGTTCGTTAACAGCGAGATTCAAAGCTTGAGCGTGGGAATTGGAGGTCCTGAAGAACACCCTGGGGAACCAACAATTGTAAGCACGTTTAGTATCCAGAAAGACACAATTTCATACATCCTTAGGTACAGTGTACCAACTCCTGGAGTAGGGAATGGAATAAACTACCTTTTTGGAAACGTTACGGATTTCAAACAAGGTGAGAGCCCTCTGGTTCTCACTCAGGACTTCCCCACCTTACACTTTGATATCTTCAAAGATAGATCTGGTCCCACTCATACTGTGGTTTGA